Sequence from the Molothrus aeneus isolate 106 chromosome 15, BPBGC_Maene_1.0, whole genome shotgun sequence genome:
TCAGGAAGCGCCCACTGTACCTTCAGCACTGCGCAGAAAGCCATTGGGAAAGACAACTTCACAGCAATCCCAGAAGGAACCAATGGCATAGAGGAACGAATGTCTGTCATCTGGGACAAGGCCGTGGTGAGAGTCCAaccagggaaggggcagagtGGGAAGAGGTGGTTGCCATCTCACACACCCATGCTGCTGCCCCGTAGAGCTGGGCACCCAGCTTGTTCCCTCTCTGGCTTTGAGAGTCAAATCaagctggggcaggagaggtgGCTGTTGCAGGCTTGGGGTGAACATCCAGAAGCTGTAACTGTGCCCCCAGTTCTTGGTCTGTCTGGCACTAGCTAGTAAGATCAGCCTCAGAAGCTTGGGCCCAGCCAGCCAGCGCCTTGTGTGGGAGTGAGGAAGGTGCTTCCCAGGGCTCTTACTCACCCTTTCCCCATAGATGGACTTAGTtctctttgtgtgtgtgcaggccACTGGAAAGATGGATGAAAACCAGTTTGTGGCTGTGACAAGCACTAATGCTGCCAAAATCTTCAACCTGTATCCACGAAAAGGGAGAATAGCAGTGGGCTCGGACAGCGATCTGGTTATATGGGATCCTGATGCAGTAAAAATCATCACAGCAAAAACCCATCAGTCTGTAAGTCCTCTGCTCTTCTGTGTGAACGCTGGAGGGTGGCGGGTGAGTAGTTTTgtggcctggctgctgggagcctggTACTGTCCTGCTTGGCTCTGAGGAGGAGGGACTGAGCCCAGGCTCTAGGCAGTGCCTGTTGTGACTAGGGATTGAATGTCCATGAGCCCTAGGCACATGGggctttttcccccctgcttGAGTATTCTTCTCCTGACCCTGGCCTATGCAGGTGGAAAGACACACATTTCTCCTTACCTTGGTTCCTCTTCCAGGACAAATACTTTTCCTGGCATTGCCACAGTGCTTTGTTTGTGCCTTACCTCAAGCCTAGGTCCTGCTTTGTCTGCTCTGGGAGTTCTTCCTCATGCTGAGCTTCAAACCAGCAGGTCCTGGTTCATGTTGGGGATTCTGGTGGGCTTTTACTGTGATGGGCTAGTGAGCTACAGGAGGCCTCTGAGCATGCAAGGCTTTAGGGGTGTCTTCTGCCTGCATTGGTGACTCCAGCAGTGAGGTGTGGGGACTGACCCACCCTGAGTGGGCAGGCAGTGCTCTTGTCCCTCTTGACCATCATCCTGGGGTTGCTGCAGGTGGCTGAATACAACATCTTTGAGGGGATGGAGCTCCGTGGGGCCCCACTGGTTGTCATATGCCAGGGGAAGATCATGCTGGAGGATGGCAACCTGCATGTGACCCAGGGGACTGGACGattcctgcccagcagcccttTCCCTGACTACGTCTACAAGCGCATCAAAGCCAGGAGGAAGGTGAGGAGGTGGGGATGCCAGGAGACAGAGTTGGGTTATTGGTAGCCCAAATTGCTCTTATTAACTGGTTGGTTTTCATTTGCTGTTCTTGCTGGACCCTGTAAGCAGTGCTGCAAATTCCTGGTGtattttgaatatacaaaataGCTGAGGCTTGGTTAGGGAGCCCTTTGTGTTAGTGATGTGCCATGGTGGAGACAGATGCTCCTTAAGGTTAGCAGTGGTAATGTCTCTCTTCATCCtatcctgctgcagcaggagtctGGAGGGAAACACTGTTTAAAATGAAGAGATTGGCCAAAATCGCCTTCTCCTCCCTGATTTGTGCAGCATAAATCCCATCTGGGGGATAGCCTCTTGCACCGGCTCTGCACACCTTAcagggcagtggggctgtgccagccctcagTGCTGCAGGCCTATAGCAATGTGACATCCTTCTGCAGGGGGACTAAGGAGCGGGTGGATGGCTGGAGCTTGACGTTCCCTGGGCTCAGAAAAGTGTCATTGtcctcttctctctggtgacagATGGCAGAGGTGCATGCTGTGCCCCGGGGCTTGTACGACGGACCCGTGTTTGACCTGACCACCACCCCCAAGGGGGGCACCCCTGCGGGGTCAACTAGGGGGTCCCCCACACGGCAGACACCGCCCGTCAGGAATCTCCATCAGTCTGGATTCAGCCTGTCAGGTGAGTACGTGTTGTGGgtgggctgggagagggcagagcCGCTGGCCatatgtccctgtccctggcctggggcagggggcagTTAGAGGTGGCCTGCGGCAAGGTAAGCACAAGAGTGGATCATGGCAGGGCAAGATCCCGTGTGTCCCTTAAAGGGCATGGCTGGAGCTGCACCTTGCAGGAGTAGCCAGTCAGACTGCCTGGAGGCCACCGTGGCCGTGGAGACCAGCACAGCATCCgatgctgttcctgctgtgtgGGTCTGTTCACAAAGAATCTGCAGAGACTTTAAAGCCACTGCGGCTCTGAGTTGCTGCTGGAGTTGGAGAGGGAGCAGGTTGCAGTAGATAGCCTCTGGAGGGCCTTGGCAGGACTCCAGGCTGCCTGACTGCTCAGTCTGTGAAGAAGATGCTCTTAACTTTACTTTCCCCGTTCCCTTTGTACTGTCTCATCCTATCCCAGGTACCCAGGTTGATGAAGGCATGCGCTCAGCAAGCAAGCGCATTGTCGCGCCCCCGGGAGGCCGCTCCAACATCACCTCCCTGAGCTAAATGTCCCggctgaggaggaaacaaaacccctgttcaagcaaaggaggaaaaatggtACATTGGTGTtgaagaatgaaaagaaataaacctgTTCTGAAGAATCAATAAGCCTCAAGCCTTATGTTTCACAAATGCTACTTGCTACCTAGCTTTAAAGATGttgcttcattttgtttttgCATAGCCTTAAAGTTCTGTTGTTGTTACTGTTgtgggtttggttgggttgtGTTTTGCTCTTCCTCTCTGTATGCATGCTGCTCGGACAGGTTGCTCGGTTCAATGTTATTGGTGTTGAACGTGTGTGGGATGCCGTGGTGTGGGACAGTGGGAATGGCCCACAGGGCGACCCGGCCAGGCAGGTGAGGGGCAGGGTCTGGCCGGAGGCAGGATGTCAGATGGGGAGGGCAGGTGCACTGAGCTCGTAGGGAGAGGTGGGTCTGTCACATTCATCTCCTTCATCTCCACCCAATGCTCTGGCGTTCCATCATGAGGCCTGTGGGGGAGCTCGAATCATCTCTGTAACAGCTGTCACAGCACCTTGTGTAAGGAGTTTTACTACTTTGtacactttattaaaaaaacagttGTTCCTTCAAACAGCTCGTGTTGTCGGTTGGCTCTTCTCTTCCTCGGGCCCCTGCTGCTTggcaggggcagtgcccagctgcccccGCAGGGAagtgggctggggcagcagaggggtttgggtggtgctggggctggagggggctgCAGCAACAGACTATCGGGGCTACAGCATGCAGTGCTCGCTGCTACACCTGCCAGGGTGTTGGTGTAGCTTCTCAGGCAAAGGTAAAGGTATTGGCAGAACAGCACAATGCAAGTATTTGTAACAGCTGTTCAGTTTGTCCGTGCAGTCTCTGAGCCTGGCCTGGCCACCATGGGCTGTGACTGTCTGGCAAGAGCTGTGCCTGTCTTCTGTGTGTTGACAGGGACCAGCTCCAcatggcactgcctgggcacGGCTTTGGGGTCATCCTGGCCAGACAGCCTTGGAGGCTGTTTTCTGTGGACTCCTGTCAGTGAAATGCTCCCCTTCCATCAGGCATTGTCTGAATGAAAGGCACTGTCCTTTAAAGCTTGCAAAGCATGTAAAAAAGTGATTGTTGTTTAAAGACTACAAAATTAAGGGTCAGTTTCAGCTATGCTAAACAAAtaacacttttttcccctcttctttaGTATTTgaccttgaaatattttttttacatgtcTGCAACTCAGGCAGGGCAAGCTGTCTCTGCCGCAGTCCTTAAGGGGCCAGGCCATAATAGTTGTGCCAGGGTAGGGAAGGCTGTGCTTACAAGCATTGTGAAGTTCTTCCATCAAGTAATTTAGGCTTTTTCCTGTTGCCTGGTAGAGATTAAGCTGAGACTGTGCCTCTGTGTACAGAGGaagaggggaagagagagatGGTTGTAGAAATCTTTAAATTtctaccttttaaaatttttaaatatgcaaTGTTCTTTCCATTTAAGGACTTCAGTTGTGTTGGGGCTTTTCTGACCAGCCAGTGGAGAGgtatttctgcagcagcagatttttccctagggaggagcagagctgggatttcagATAAATACACTTATGGTATGTGAACCTCTGCCTGCACCAGAGCAAGGCAGCGATGGCGATGTGCTGTGCAGGAGACAGGGACAGCTGTCAGCACAGTCTTGCCTGGTGCCAGACCTGCTGCAGGactgggcagagagcagaggatCCATGGAGAACGCTGGAGGTGCTCTGGATAGCCTTCCTGGGAATGATGAGTCCAAGGCAGAGAGACAGGGAGTCCCCACCCCACTGCGAAGTCCTGCTGCTTgaaagccagcagggctggggagggggagagcaaGCACACCATGACATAACTGGGGTGCCCTCTACGGAGCAGGGAAAGGTGACTTTCCCATGGCAATGACACTCACTGAGGACGCCCATACCCTCTCAGTGATGAATTAATTCCGCTCCAGCTTtacagctccctgcgctcgccttCCCGGGGCTGTTCCACAGGCAGGGCGATGCGGAGGGAGGTGgtgaggctgcagcacacagagtgGGCAGCCTTGCCCTCacccctgaggggctgggcagcagctggccGTGGGACACTGACCTGGCCCCACCACTGCAGGAGGGACCAGAGCATGGAAGACACCAAACTAAAGCTCGTTTTCAGACACAAACTGCACTGCAAGCCGCTGCACAGACACACGGGGCAGAGAGGACATTTACCTTCGGGTTAATGGAAGGCAAACTCTTCATCACGTTCACTACATTGCTaagaatgggaaaaatgtcaAATAAAGAATGAAACCTCAGGCATGCcaaagcatttaaataaaagcattatTCCTGGCATTACCACAGTAGCAATGCTTTTGTCAATCTCAGTCTTGGAAAGACCACACCAGCAGTGCAGTTGTTCCTGAAGACAGTTCCTGCTTAAATCAAGTGTGATTTCAGTGGTAAAGGCAttcaaaatacacatttaaatTCCCATCTGGTTTTGGAAGCCAAACTCCATCAGATTCAGTGAGCTGCAGCAGTTTTAACATGATGGTGAATGTATTTTTCAGGCCAGACTGGTAAAGCATCTGGATTCACCAGCACCTGGTTGTTACAGCTTGGTGTCCACATCTGTCTGCACACTGGCCACCAaccatgccagccctgctgggtaCATGGAGAGAGCACTAAATGGGCAGGAAACCTTTGCTGCCTCCTCCCAGCTGAGAAAGGAGCTCATCTCCAGCCTCCtgtgcccaccctcacaggatgTTTGCAGGAGCTGTCTGTAAGCAAAGGCCACTTTTGTCACAATGCATTGGTGAAGACCCGGCATCTGGGAGCCACCTCTTCTCCCTGGGGAACCAGCCATGAGCCCATCCATGCGGGAATGCCAACatctgcagagccctgtggcacagctgtgggcacCTCTCAGCGTGAGGCAGCGCAGCCTGCATGGCGACACCAAGGGCTGTGGCACCTGCCAGCCAAGCCAAAATAGTGAAAACTGTCTTATCCATTGTCTTGTGGTCCCATTCCTGGCCTCAGGAAAGGCAACACGATAGGATCTGAGTCTAACCAACTGTGGCCAATTGCAAGGCAACCCCCACAGCCTCTCCCCCCATGCTCAGGACCTTGGGCTGTGGGGATGAGCTGAGGGAGTGGTGCCCCAGCtctcctctgtgccctgggctgctggcagggtcccagcagcagaggacaaGTCCACGGCCTGACATTGTGAAGGTGGATGGGTGGGTGAGCCCCAGTGCCATGAGGAGGtcccctgcaggggctgagctgctctcagAGGTTGATGTTCTGATTGTCCTCCCTGTGTGGGCCTCCACTTTTTGTCATGGTCTCTTGGATGCTGTCATGGTGGGGTCTTACCCTTGGGGATAGAAAAGGATGATTGAACTGTGAGGAaaagcccaggcagtgccaagACCCCATAGAAGTACAGCTGCCTTGGAGCTCCCCACTGCCTGGCATGAGCTGCCActcactgcacagctcctccagccctgagTGCCCCAAGCTCCTCCAACACAGCCCcctctggccctgccctgggccccAAAAACTGTCAAAGGCTTTGGCAAGGGCCAGTGCctcttctgctgcctctggatcAAAACTTACTTTTCTCTGTTGAAAACAATGAAGTCTCTCTGGAGTATTTCCAGGTGCTTCTGGAGGTGGCTGGCCTTTCatattggaaaaataaaagatatagGGGATAAATTCACAATTTACACAGAAGAACATTGCAAGGACAATTTCAATGACACATGGCAATATGTTTAGGCACAGAGCATTTTTAGCCCTGCAGTGGGAAGAATGGCATTAAGGCTCTCCTCTTGCAGTAAAGCAGTGCATACAGATTCTGCCCTTTACCACAGAGAAGATGGAGAGTTTTAGGAATAAAGTTGgtcacaatggaaaaaaaatattctgttcacTTTACTGTGGTCTTGCTAGATGGCAGTCATTGAAAAATGAAAGGCCTACCACGCTTGTACCTGTTTGCTCTCACCTGGGATGAATTGTTTTTGCTtgtgtctttctccttcttagCCAAGcgtttcttttttttgtgaagaGGTTTGGATTCCAGGATCATTTCTTCCAGTTCAAAGGCTGGGTCACAGTTCAGTCTGCCTTTCTGAAGGGGAGAGAGAAGTGGCCTTAAGCGATCAGAGCCTGTCTTAAGGAGTCTCTTATAAACTGGACTGCATTTGGGAGCtgaattttgtaaaaaaaatgcaCTAATTATAATTGCACATGCAGCCAAGAGCATTGGCTATCCTTCTGATATACTTTATCAGTCCTTTCAGATATGGATGATATTCAAGGTGTCACAGTGGCTCCTTTTGTGCTCCTGCTTCTACTCTGCCCTTTGCCTGCTTTGGAGTGGCAATGAGGATGAGGACAGTGTCCTGGCTGGGTTGTGCCTTTTTGAGAGTAGCACAACAGCCCAGTGGAACTGGTCTTCAAGCAACAGAGAATCATACCCACCACAGAGAAACCCAGCAACAAGGGCAGATTTACAATTAACAAATATACATAGTTTAGCTCAACTTCTGCTGAAAACCAGTTGGAGTAGTTGGACTATTCTTTATAAGGGTTATGTTACTTATGTGCTgttttaattcaatttaaaaaggCCCATAAATACAACTCTAGTGCATGTGCTATTTACTGTTAACATTGAGCTTGTTGGGGAAGCATTGCAGGAGAAAACAATTCCCATAAGATGGTGGGTGatctccaggctgctgctgagtcCATCCTGGTGCACTAGGATTTTGGATATGGGGAGCAGCATTGCTCAGAGCATGGGTCAGCACGAGAGGGCTCACAGGCACTATCCCTCCCACACAGATGCACAGCCCAGTGGGCTGTAACACCAGTTCTGCACCCAGAAATTCTGGGAACATTACAAACAGGGCATGTCATTTTGGGGCACCCACACTGTAGTCTCCCTCCATTACTCTTTGCGACACACTCACGGAAgagacagctctgcctgggtctctcttttctccttggGACACCTGATGCTTCAGTGGAAATTTGTCAGAATGTcccagtgctgggtgtgagGAACCTTTACACTCAATTGCCTTACCATGGGAATGAATTCTGGCAGTATTCTTTTCTGGAGAACAGCATCCCAGTTCACATCAGACAGGTACGGGAAGGACTGGATGTCCTTCAGCTGAGAAAAGCGTTTCTCGGGGTTCAGCTCGAGCAACTGCAGCAAGAGTTAAAGGGGAGAGATGAGACCATCCCACAGGGCACACATTCTGTGGAGCACGGCTGAGGACACGTGGTGCCAGAGACACTGCATCGAGGCTGGCGTTTGGAGCAGTGcctctcctgctctggctcAGAGTCCCTTCACCAGGGCATGCGACAGGCTCAcaagctctgcctctgcttaTTCCCATTTTTACAAATTACTTTTATCCCCACTGTAGGAGCAGGCAATGAGGCAGTACAGTGGCATTAAACAAATTGTCCAATGTTAAAAATAAGCGTTTGTTTGGAATGGGAAGTTCCACTCAGGTGTTTGTGCTCTGCTTTCAGTACTGGATCAGTAAAACATCCTCTTTTCTCACTCTACTAAAGTAATATTCTTATTCCAGTGTGAAAGTATGCCTTCACACTGctcattttcataattttttaacattgctgtAGGGATTACTTGTGTGGAAGGAAAGGGTTGAGGTGGTCTCTGTTCAAGGATTATACATTACATAAACTCCTGATACCTTGTGCTCCTAAAACTCAGCAGGAAAACCAGATGATCCAAACACTTTGGGGAATTTACAGGCAGGGTgacctgcacagccctgccctggtgtGCAGCCAGGCACAagcactgtccccagagcccagctccctctgcagagccctgggctccagctcagcccagcgCTGCAGCTCCgcagcacaaacacagaaatcCACAGGGCACGGCAGAGCCAGGAAGGAGCCACAGCTGGCGCCATGTATATATAATGCATATGGCTGCTAAACCAGATGCAAAGGAGCACTGGGACATTTAAATAATTGCGACATTGTATTATTTATTCACAAGGGAGCCTCCATGACTTGCGGCCTGCTGTGGTTCAGGTTCTCCTGCTGGAAAATCAGCAGGAAACACACTGTCAGCATAGGAACACACAGGACATCTGCAGCAAGTATTCCTGTATTACTGTTAGGCTTAATGAAATACTGGCTTCATTGAATTTTCAGCAAATGGAGATATTCTGCAATTTTCTTCCTTGACAGCCTCTTTTTGTTAAAATGTTTGATAATCTATTTCATTAGAAATTACagaatacatatatatatattatttggAACAAAAACCAGTTGAAAGCTACATGAAGTACTACTTCATTGCCCACACTTATTTGAGATTAAAAAACTATTTACATACTTCCTTAAAAtttgctgccagtgctgctatGCAGGGTGTAAGTGCTCAGCTTTGCTGCCACTGTTAAGCCCAAGTCTTGTTTATTGAAGCTATGGCTTCATTTCAAATGGGATTTCAGCTTCAAAATTATTCCAGTAATgattttgaagcaatttttgTAACAGCTTTATTGAAAAACAGTTGCAGTGGTGCATAAACCACATGGCATCAAAAGATTACAACAGTGTCAGCACttgcaaatatttccattactggaaaaaatgtttcttgaggattaaaaaaatgtgattCTTGGACTAAATTTATTGACACGTGTCTCAAGATCTGCTTCTAAGTCCGTTAATTCCAGAgccaaggctgcagcagcagctgcccgcCCGGGACCAGCGCAGCTCGCTGCCATCGCCTTCATGCAGCTGACATGTGTCCCACAGTGGGCTCTGGAGGGACCTGGCCCTGGCCATTTGCAAGCGCTCCCCACCGTGCAGGGCTGAGAGTGGCAGGAGCactggccctgccagccccctcaCCTTCCTGATCAGCCCCACCATGCCCGGGCTCCACGCCGCCGGGAACGCCACCGCAGCTGTCTTGAACACGCGAGCGATTTCACTTGGGGAAGTGTTGGACCGAATGTGGTATGGCCGCTGTGGAAAACACCACAAGACAAGCATGAATTTATCTGCTTTTCAGACTTCTTGAGAAATCTGGTTAGAGCACAGAAGCTTCATACATTCTCACTGTCCGGTCCCCAGCCTCCTGTGGGACATCTCTCCCTGTGTGACCATGGCTCagtcaaaaaaccaaaatgtcaGCAAGAACTACACTAATAACTGGACATTTaacagcagggcaggcaggagcaaaCCCCAGAAGTCAGAGTTATCAGCCAGTGGGaatttgcttggttttttcactgtttttatcTTACAAGGCTGTGACACATAGTGCTGTGGTTAGACCACTCCTGATACTGCCTGTAAAACGTTTTTCACTCATGCTGGGGACAATGCCAGTGAAAAGAGGACAAATATCCCCCAACAATAAAATCAGCTCAGAAAAGGATGTCCCAGGAAGGGTCATCAGCCTCAGGTGGGCATCAGGACTCAGGGTGACAGTCCCTTTTGCCCTGTGGCTACTGTCATGTCACTGGGACAGGTGAGCCACTGCAGAGGAGTACATGGCCCACTGGAGCACCAGGGACCCCTCCACATGCAGTGCACAGCCAGTGAGTGACACGGGGACACATGCAGTGTAGAGTGCAGGTGAGGTCACCTCCCTGTTTATTTTCCATCTACAATTCTGCCAATTTATCTGGAGAGAGAACTTAAAATGGCAGTGTTTCCATCTTGAAAGTTTTGATTCACAGATTTTTACCTTATTTTGGGGGGAAGAAGGCAGGAGTGTACTAAAGGTACATTTAAAGAATAGTAGCTATAAATAGTGAGATCAGATCAGGTGCAGTGTGCTTGACGTGTGCCAATGCTAGATGGACCTCAAggcccccttcccttcccctgggTGGCAGCATCCAGGTGCCACCATCTTGCCACAGCTGTGCCATCAGGTATGAGCACAAGACAGcatttcctctcctgcctttagAAACAAGTCAAAACCCAATGTGATTCACAGTCCTGCCATTCATTTAGCATTATAGGTGGAAAACTCAAATATTGCATTGAGATGTTTATTGCTACAGTTACCCAACAGGTCAGACAGCCACATCTCTTCAATGTCTGCTAAACTGATCTCTTGCAACTGAGACACACagattcaaatgaaaaaatctgttcatCTAAATGTCTTCTGCAAAGACTGCTGATAAGAGGTTTTAAAAACCATGTTTTGCATACTTATACTGAAAGAAGCTTCCAAGTTTCACAAGATCTTAAATGTTTCTCTTTAAATTACATTCTTTTGTTTAGaatactgtaattttaaaatttttgtcccCCTTTTTTTCACAACACTTTCAAAACACTCATGTATTTGTCTACCTACAAAGCTCTCAACCTTGCCCgtgtcagcagcagagccctgacGGCACAGGCAGGGATTGGGCTTTTCCCATCATTTGCTCCAACTGCTCAGTCTTGTTACAACAGCAgcaagtttttttttcaagttttatttttccttggaGAATAGAAGCTCCAAGTAAAGGATATTGCACCCCAAACTTCAGGAGCTGTTGCTTGTTTGCCTTGGCCCCTTAAATCAACCCAGAGGGcctcagctgcacagggaacTGCCACAAGATGCTGTTCTGTAttgcagcagcttctctgagctCTTAGCCATGATCACGAGAACCCTGGTGAAGATGTGatctctgcttcctctgctgtAATAAGTCCTAAAGCCTTGAATTCAGCTTGGCCATCTCATCTCTGCTGTAAAGCATTAACCCTCCCAACAGCGTGTCCAAGGGCAGAGCAAGCCAGGCCATGAGCCACACACATACCCGAGTTCTGAGCAGCTCGTAGGCAGTGACTCCCAGTGACCACCAGTCCACGGCAAAGGAGTAGCTGGTGGGTTTTGTGGAGCTAAACATTTCAGGTGCTGTGAaatacaggggggaaaaatTGCCTTGCTGCAGTCCCCACTGGAAATGAGCAACAGAGAacccctgccccctgcccttCCCGT
This genomic interval carries:
- the STK32A gene encoding serine/threonine-protein kinase 32A, encoding MGASTSSRSPPFDGNEDVTFDHFEILRAIGKGSFGKVCVVQKTDTKKMYAMKYMNKQKCVERNEVRNVFKELQIMQGLEHPFLVNLWYSFQDEEDMFMVVDLLLGGDLRYHLQQNVRFQEATVKLFICELVLALDYLQSRHIIHRDIKPDNILLDEHGHVHITDFNIATMLTKDSPVTTIAGTKPYMAPEMFSSTKPTSYSFAVDWWSLGVTAYELLRTRRPYHIRSNTSPSEIARVFKTAAVAFPAAWSPGMVGLIRKLLELNPEKRFSQLKDIQSFPYLSDVNWDAVLQKRILPEFIPMKGRLNCDPAFELEEMILESKPLHKKKKRLAKKEKDTSKNNSSQASHLQKHLEILQRDFIVFNREKVRPHHDSIQETMTKSGGPHREDNQNINL